The sequence CGAGGCAGGCATGCCTTTTGGAAGGTTCTTGCTCAAGGCAGGCACCTCAAATATAGTCGGCACCTGCTCCATGGTAAAACGGTCAGCCACAATAGTGCCTGCTATTGAAACTGACTGCTTTACCGTAACCTTCCCCGTGCTCAGCAATGCACCCATGAGCTCAAGATCGGGGTCACCTCCGCTTCCGCCTATAATCATCTCGCCAGTGGTCACAATGCCTAAGATATCTTTTGTTGCAAATTTATGGTCAGCACCTCCTGAAGGCATTACACTGCGTTTTATAGTCAGGCTCTTATCGGTGTAGATAGTTCCCTTTCCAGTGTAGTATAAGGCATCTTTTTCATTGTCACTGCCTGCTCCCGTTCCGATTGTAAAACCATCGGTGCATCCGTCGTTTTTTAATTTCACAAGACCTGTTACTGAAATGCTATTAAGTATTGATGATGTATTGATAAAGCCAAACTTATTTGTGCCATATCCTGTTACACAGTCAACTGCACCCCCCGCAGGTTTTTTACAGGTGAATGTGGCTTGCGAGAGGTCACAATTATTTGGCTCAATCACCAATGCAGTGGCATCCACATACGCCACATAACTGGCATAAAGGTCGCCTGTTTCAGGGTCTTTGAACTGCTCTCCGGAAAGAGAAGGCATCTGAACCTTATCCCCTAAGTCGTAATCAGGTGCTGTCCTTCCATTTGAGTCAAAACTATAATTATCCGCAAATACATTACTTTTAAGCGTGTTATCACTTGTAGTGCTGCCAAAGCCATCTGTAATATAGATTCCAGAAAGAAAGTCTTTTCCATCTGTCTTAGTTTCTTTGTCCCCAAATGTAGCCGAGCCTGAGATATTGGCAATTCCGTTTTTGATTCTTATCGTTGCCTCCAAGTCTTTTTCCTCAGTAGGCAGTCTGTACTTTAAAGTGGTGCTATATGCAGTGCCTGCGGCTTCATAATTGTTTCCGATTATCGTATCTCCTGATAAAGCAAGCACCTGTCCTGCCTGTCCAGTTCCCAAGATATGGACAGAACCTATTACCTTCACATTTCCCGTAATAACCTTTCCTCCCTGTCCACCACCTGAAAATATGGAGTTTTCCCATATTGAGATATTCTCTGCCTTAAGATAAAGAAGGATTTTTTTGTCAGCCCTCAAAACACCTCCTACTAAATTCAGGTTGGCAGTAGCCCTTTCCCTCCATGCCCTTATAAGGGCATATACCTCATCCGGTTTACTTGCATCCCTTAGGATTCGCACATTGTAACCTGCCTTATCCCCGAGTGGCTTGATGCCGCCATACGGGTCTACTCCATTCGTTATCCAAGCGGAGTCTGCTATGACATCATTAATAATAAGAGAAAAATTATAATATGTATCAGGATTCAGGGTTATCGGTCCATTTATAAGTGTAACGAAGTTTCCATTCGCCCATTTATTTGGGTCTGTGTCAGAGGAGAAATCCCTTAGGAGGTCAGATAGAATCCTGTCAGAGCCTGCCTCTGCTATCTGAAGTGCCTCAAAGCTCATCCTCTCGTTGCTTGAGATAAGTATATCTAAGCTCGATGAGGTAATTGCACCGATTCCAAGCACAGTTAAGGCAAGAAGGATTACGAGGGCTATTACTAATGCCATGCCTGATTGATTGCCTTTTATCATATTTATTAAATGTCTTTTTTCCATAGCATCCTCCTTTAACTTATGGGCATGTGCATGCCTGCTCGTTAACAAACGGCTGAGGAGAGCTTGATGTATAGTCCGCCTTTGTTGCCTGAAACGAGGTCTCTATAAGTTTATCTGTATTGCTGAAAGGCGTCGGGTTCGTCCCATCATCTGGGTATTCGTTTGACCCACAATAAGCGCCTGAGGCATTTGTAATCAATGACCATGTATCGGTTGCTAACGATGAGTCCCCTTTAGCCTGAAAGTTAACTTTAGCATCGCTTATCAGGGTTCCATCCAGATTTTTCACTTTCCCCTTCACCATAATCTTATTTTTACCTTCTGCTCCGGAAGCGACCTTTTCATAACATGTCATTTGTGCAGTAAGCACCAACTCGCTTGTGTCTGTGTATTTAGCCGAAAAACTCCCCGGATTAAGAGAGGAATCCAATGCCATCATATAGAAATCATATGTCCCGCTAAGGCTTGAAGGAGGCGTGTATTGATAGCAGTTATCCTTTCCTGACTCTGTGCAGGAATTAGTTGTTAGCGTTCCATCATAAGTGCTTTTCACAACATTGGGGTCAGGGGAGTCTATATAAAGGGCATAATAAGCCGCATCTGTAACATTGCTCCATGCAATCTGAACCTTGCCTGATGTAAGGGTCGTGCCATTAATTACAGGCGCCGCAGGCCCTGTAATATCACCCGCACAGCCTATAAAGACATTATCAACAAACCAGCCTTTATACTGGTTAGAGTCCGCACTCCCAGTATTAAATATAAATGCGACCTGAACATCCTTTCCCTCCCATGTGCTGTCAAGTTTAGTATTCAGGTCTATGGCAATATTTTCAGGGTGTAAAAGGTTTCGTGTCTTAGAATTAGAATCTTCGGCCAATGAGGCATCAGGGTCAAGCCTTACACTTACGCCGTCTTCAACCCTCTTGATATGTATTGTCCTTCTGTCCGAAGAATTACTATTAAGAATGTCGAACCCAAATGAATACTCGGTTTCCAAAGAGCTGAGGAATGTAAGGTAATTTCCCGAGGCTCTGCTTAGCTTGAATACAGGTGAGTTGAGGACTCCCCGGTTTGTAGCGCCATTGTCAAAGTCAGTGCCGTCATTATATACAAGCCACTGGCTTCCGAATGAGTCTCCCTGATGCCAGTTAGGTGAGGCATGAGAAGCAGTGTTTACCCAACCGTTTGAAAATACATTGCTTGCCTGAAGGTTATCTGAAAATCCGCCTGCCCTGACTGATGCAGTCTTTATGGAGCTGTCCGAGGCATCGGTATACTTCACATGTATCCAGTCTCCGTTTTTAATTAGAAGGGTTCCGTTATTTATGCCTGCTCCAGTAGTGATGCTCACAGGCAATGAGCTCTGAAAGACCCTTGAGCCCGCTGGAGATTTTTCATCGATGCTAATCTTCTCGGAATCCCTCTGAGTTCCGTTTATGTCAACACTGTTTAGCAGCACTGATATGGGATTGCCTGAATCGCAATCCCTTATCTCGAAATAAGCAGTTCCTCCGGCTGAGCAGTTAACGAAGAAACTGCTCTGAGAAGTGGTATAAGTGCTGTCCATAAACTTAGCTTCCACAGTGGGCGGAATGACATCCAGAAGATTATGTACCAAGTCGCCATAGTAAGTCCCATCTGGCCCGTCTTTATATTCTCTGCCATAAGCCCCTGCTTCTGGGTCGTATATTATCTTTGCCTTAGCCCTAACCTTAAGCTCATCGCCAACCGATGCCTTGTTAGTGTCATTTTTTCCAAAGAAATAAACTTGAGCTGTGCCATCGGTCTCGGTAACCGTAAGGGTAGAGGTCGTAGTAGAAGGAGAGTTACTTATGCTAAATCCTCCTATATCTGGAGAGGACTCCCCTTTGGTTTTATTTATATTTTCAAATGTAAATTCAGCCTTCACGGGCCATGGACTACAGTTATCCGAGTCCCTAAGAACCGCCTTGATAGTGGCTGGCGCCTGATAGCAGGGAACAACCTCTGCTGGAACAGGGTCTGAAATACTCACATCCAACCCAGGCATAGGACACTGGTCAAGGCTAACAACTGCTGAAAGTGTATTTGAAATAGCAGGGTCATGAGATAGAGTAATAGTTGGGTCCACATTTCCATCCCCACACCCAGAGGGTGTATTGTATATTACAGTATATAAATCGGGATTTGTCAAAGAGACACTCTCCCCTGCCTTGTTTCTTGAAAGGACTGCCTTTAGGTTTCCTAACTCTCCTTCTCTTGGGTTGCCACAGGCATCTGTTACCCTAAAATTAAGTCCAAAGGATTTATTTGGGCATTCTGTAGTGGCTATAGCAAAGGGGCTTGAGTTCTCTATAAGGTATTTTGCATCGCATGGAGAAAGGGTTATAGTCAAGGACTTTGACTTGTCAGATGCCTCTCCTGAGTTCAGGTCCTTTAGAGAATCTTCATCCACAGGGTCGCTAACTGTTATGCGTGCCGGATTCGTTCCAGATGTGAAAGTATCAGGAGCATAATATATGACAGTGGTATAGCCACTTGAATCTGTGTTTAAAATGGTAGATGTAAGTAGAGACGAATCCGAAAAACTTCCTGCATTCGTAATATCAAATTTGAGTCCAAAGCCATTCATCGGATTTCCGCATTTATCGGTAACCTGTGCCTTGATTGTTGATGTCTGATCCGGACAGCCTGTTGAGCATCCTTTAAGAGAAGTAGAGGTCGCATCCATCTTGGCAATCTTCCATGGCTTGCCTGCTTTAACTATTATTGTTCTTGAGGTCAGGATGTCATAGGTGCAGGGAGATGGAGGATTCCATGAGCCTAAAATCTCTATAGCAGTTCCTGCGGTCTTGATATCACTGCTATTTATCATTGTAGAGCCTGTTGTCGTTGATACATTTATTATATCAGTGGGTGAAAATGTGAGAGGCTCTCCACCCTTAGGAAAGACCTTTACCTTAGAATTGTTCGCATAAGGATAGGTCTCACCGACTTTGTAGTCATAGCCTACTCTGTGGTTCTCTAAGTCCCAGATTTTTACAGTGATATTGGCAATCTCATTGTCACAAAATGCAATGTCAATCTTATCTATAGACATCTCTAAGATTCCACAGCCTGCACCAGAGACCTTCCATGTCTTTTCCCCTCTAAGTTTAACGCTTGTCTCTAATGTCCTGTTGAGTTTATTGCCTGTCTCCGGGTTTACCTTTTTGGTCTCAGATGTTATGGAGACCTTTATGCGCCTTATATCGCCTAAAGTGTTCTGGTCAAGCGATGTGATGGCTCCGGTTTGAACATTATAGTTCATTGGAGAGTCAGAGGCATCATAATAAATGAGGGTGACATTAGTTATACCATCGGCAATCACCTGTAATGGATTACCTGTGTCATTGGGGTCATTAAGAGGGGCTGAAGCGCCAATATTTCCACTTTTCCTTAGCAGTTGTTTGTCTGTGCCGTTATATGTATAAAGCACCCAGTCAAGATAGTCATCTGCATCGACATCTGCTGTAAAAAGCACATTCGCAAATGAAATACTTCCGTTATAAGTATAACTTCCGATATTTCTTGTAATCTCATTTGCAATCCTGAGCTCGTTGACAAGCATGTCCATGCCTGTTCTCATCTCCTGCTGCATGGTAAGTACCTGGTCCTGCCAGAATTTAGAGCGCATCTGGCTTATGAAAATTCCGTATATAAGTCCGATTACTATTGTAAGTATGGAGATAACTACTAAAAGCTCTACAAGCGTAACGCCTCTTTTGTTTCTTAGGGTCTTTATACTCATTAGAAGAACTCCCTGTCCTTTCCTGTTACTAATGTCCGTGAGGATATCTTGTGAGCTATACCCCCTTCTGTCCATGTGATTATTACATTTACTTCTTTCGCCAGTGCCTCCTCGTTATTGCATGGGGGAGCATCGCTGTCTTCACAGATATTTCTGACATTTACAATCCTCGTATATGTATTACCTCTTGGATTCGGTGTGGTGGGGGGGGGAAGTGTCTCCGTCCAGTCGGGCTCATAGCCGGCACAGCCGGGCTCGGTATTAGATGCACAGTCGAGCTGCGCATCGTTAGTGGTCTTATTGTTTGTAAGGTCGTTAACTGTTGCTTGATTGGCAAATCCCGTAGCAGTTCTGGTTATAAAAAAGGCAGAGGGCTGTCTGAACTCTTCTAATTTTTCCTGAAGGAAGTTTGTTGCCTCAGCCAGCCTGCCTGAGTCAGTGTTGCCTCTTATGGCAATGACTTGCATCTGGGCAACTGCAAGTAAGCCATAGGCAAGTATTGTCATGGCTATCATAAGCTCCACTAAGCTAAAGCCATCCTTATTAAGTTTAGGTTTATTCATCTATTGCTCTTCCCAGTTTGTGTAGTTAGGAGGAGCACACTCAGGAGTAGCCCTGTTTATGTCGCCGCTTTTTCCTCTCCAGAGCTTTATCCTGCCTGTTACAGGGGTTACGGTGAGCCTCCTGTATTCAAAATCGTCATTTCCTCCGTCGGTGTCTATCTCTGTGCTCATGCAGACCACACCATTTGTTAAGGACGGAGGAAACATGGTTACATTAGGCAGTCCTGAGGGTGGGGATACTGTGATTGAAGCCCGACCGCCAAAGACTGCATTATACATACTAACATCTGTGTGCATCTCCTTTAACGAGATATTGTATGCGCTTACAGCTCCACTATCTAAATTGACATATTCCTCTCCTGAATCCCATGCGCCAAGGTTGCTGGCATCTAAAAACGAGTAATACGAGTCATCTAGTGTGTTAAAGATTGTAGTAACAGACATGTTCTTTGAGATGCATAATGTTTTTGCCAGCCTCAGCCTGCCTGCCATATCCTTAGCAGAGGTATCAATCCTGTATTTGGAGCGAAACCCTATAAGATACTCTGTTCCAAGCCCAGCGATTATCCCGATAATAAGGATAACGACTACAAGCTCTATGAGCGTAACGCCTCTATCTGCCTTTCTTTTAATCCTCATATCTTGCCTCTGCCTTTAATATAGCAAAAACCATTCCATGATTCAATATCCCACTGCCTCCCTAACAGGAAGGGCAGAAGGGAATTAAAACTATGTAATCCATTTCCACTTCTATGTAACCGATTACATACTATCTTATGTATGCCTCGGTGACATATCGGCGCATCATTCTATGGGTGTTGAAGTAATAGGCGTTTTTGCCGATGGCATTCTCCATCATTTTTATCCATGTGTGTCTGTCATTATAGAACCGAGGGATGATGACATTTTGCAGTTTCTGGTAAAGGTCCTCTACATCCTGCT is a genomic window of Nitrospirota bacterium containing:
- a CDS encoding pilus assembly PilX N-terminal domain-containing protein is translated as MEKRHLINMIKGNQSGMALVIALVILLALTVLGIGAITSSSLDILISSNERMSFEALQIAEAGSDRILSDLLRDFSSDTDPNKWANGNFVTLINGPITLNPDTYYNFSLIINDVIADSAWITNGVDPYGGIKPLGDKAGYNVRILRDASKPDEVYALIRAWRERATANLNLVGGVLRADKKILLYLKAENISIWENSIFSGGGQGGKVITGNVKVIGSVHILGTGQAGQVLALSGDTIIGNNYEAAGTAYSTTLKYRLPTEEKDLEATIRIKNGIANISGSATFGDKETKTDGKDFLSGIYITDGFGSTTSDNTLKSNVFADNYSFDSNGRTAPDYDLGDKVQMPSLSGEQFKDPETGDLYASYVAYVDATALVIEPNNCDLSQATFTCKKPAGGAVDCVTGYGTNKFGFINTSSILNSISVTGLVKLKNDGCTDGFTIGTGAGSDNEKDALYYTGKGTIYTDKSLTIKRSVMPSGGADHKFATKDILGIVTTGEMIIGGSGGDPDLELMGALLSTGKVTVKQSVSIAGTIVADRFTMEQVPTIFEVPALSKNLPKGMPASDAIYNISKIRRKELY
- a CDS encoding prepilin-type N-terminal cleavage/methylation domain-containing protein — translated: MSIKTLRNKRGVTLVELLVVISILTIVIGLIYGIFISQMRSKFWQDQVLTMQQEMRTGMDMLVNELRIANEITRNIGSYTYNGSISFANVLFTADVDADDYLDWVLYTYNGTDKQLLRKSGNIGASAPLNDPNDTGNPLQVIADGITNVTLIYYDASDSPMNYNVQTGAITSLDQNTLGDIRRIKVSITSETKKVNPETGNKLNRTLETSVKLRGEKTWKVSGAGCGILEMSIDKIDIAFCDNEIANITVKIWDLENHRVGYDYKVGETYPYANNSKVKVFPKGGEPLTFSPTDIINVSTTTGSTMINSSDIKTAGTAIEILGSWNPPSPCTYDILTSRTIIVKAGKPWKIAKMDATSTSLKGCSTGCPDQTSTIKAQVTDKCGNPMNGFGLKFDITNAGSFSDSSLLTSTILNTDSSGYTTVIYYAPDTFTSGTNPARITVSDPVDEDSLKDLNSGEASDKSKSLTITLSPCDAKYLIENSSPFAIATTECPNKSFGLNFRVTDACGNPREGELGNLKAVLSRNKAGESVSLTNPDLYTVIYNTPSGCGDGNVDPTITLSHDPAISNTLSAVVSLDQCPMPGLDVSISDPVPAEVVPCYQAPATIKAVLRDSDNCSPWPVKAEFTFENINKTKGESSPDIGGFSISNSPSTTTSTLTVTETDGTAQVYFFGKNDTNKASVGDELKVRAKAKIIYDPEAGAYGREYKDGPDGTYYGDLVHNLLDVIPPTVEAKFMDSTYTTSQSSFFVNCSAGGTAYFEIRDCDSGNPISVLLNSVDINGTQRDSEKISIDEKSPAGSRVFQSSLPVSITTGAGINNGTLLIKNGDWIHVKYTDASDSSIKTASVRAGGFSDNLQASNVFSNGWVNTASHASPNWHQGDSFGSQWLVYNDGTDFDNGATNRGVLNSPVFKLSRASGNYLTFLSSLETEYSFGFDILNSNSSDRRTIHIKRVEDGVSVRLDPDASLAEDSNSKTRNLLHPENIAIDLNTKLDSTWEGKDVQVAFIFNTGSADSNQYKGWFVDNVFIGCAGDITGPAAPVINGTTLTSGKVQIAWSNVTDAAYYALYIDSPDPNVVKSTYDGTLTTNSCTESGKDNCYQYTPPSSLSGTYDFYMMALDSSLNPGSFSAKYTDTSELVLTAQMTCYEKVASGAEGKNKIMVKGKVKNLDGTLISDAKVNFQAKGDSSLATDTWSLITNASGAYCGSNEYPDDGTNPTPFSNTDKLIETSFQATKADYTSSSPQPFVNEQACTCP
- a CDS encoding prepilin-type N-terminal cleavage/methylation domain-containing protein translates to MNKPKLNKDGFSLVELMIAMTILAYGLLAVAQMQVIAIRGNTDSGRLAEATNFLQEKLEEFRQPSAFFITRTATGFANQATVNDLTNNKTTNDAQLDCASNTEPGCAGYEPDWTETLPPPTTPNPRGNTYTRIVNVRNICEDSDAPPCNNEEALAKEVNVIITWTEGGIAHKISSRTLVTGKDREFF
- a CDS encoding prepilin-type N-terminal cleavage/methylation domain-containing protein, whose protein sequence is MRIKRKADRGVTLIELVVVILIIGIIAGLGTEYLIGFRSKYRIDTSAKDMAGRLRLAKTLCISKNMSVTTIFNTLDDSYYSFLDASNLGAWDSGEEYVNLDSGAVSAYNISLKEMHTDVSMYNAVFGGRASITVSPPSGLPNVTMFPPSLTNGVVCMSTEIDTDGGNDDFEYRRLTVTPVTGRIKLWRGKSGDINRATPECAPPNYTNWEEQ